The DNA window TTCTCACTCCACTTGCAGGTTCTTCAAATATTAACCTCTGCATCAATTCCAAAATAAAGTAAACAATAACTGATAAGTATGATTTCACCCGTACAAACGTTCCGGTTGCAAAGGGAAGAGAATATGATAACAGCTCTGCAAAGGATGAACTTGCATTTCTTTTTCAAACAATCATTATACAATGCAGACTACAATTAACACGGATCAACTACAATAGTGATATTCTACTAATACTAGCATAAGATGCAAGTAGTCATCAGAAGAAAAAGTTATAATCACCTGCTCAAAGCTTGCCATAGAACCATGGCAAGCAAGCAACATAACCCGGTTTGGATCGCTAAAGATTGGATGAATCTGGAGTTTATCTTTCAGAGAGCTGATATCATCCCATCCAgtcataaaaactaaaataccaCCAGGCCTCTCATTCTCACATATATGGCAAAGGAGAGATTCTATAAGATTAAAACCAATACAATCAGGATTCCAACAAGATAAAGAGACTCGAGTCTCAGGGCTAAACTCCTTGAAATCAGCCGCTCTCAGTGCATCCTGTTTACATAAGGGAAAATATAAATGAGGACCAAAAACgtacaacaaaacaaaagtagACCGAAATTCTATTTCTAATACCTCCACAACAGACGCAATTTGGCTCTTCCTTTTTCTTGGGATCTGTTTGTTCATCTTCCACAATCTTTCTTGACCATAATCATCAATTTGATTGTACGGAGTCAATCTGTACCTGGACATCTCCAGAATATCCTCTAAGAAATAACTACCAACTGGATACGTAAAGCCCTATAGTgaggaagaaaataaaagtaaaatatattagatCACTGGGGCTAAAGCCGCTAATCATCCCATAAAGATCAAATAGTCATTTCCTACTTACTGGAATGTGAATTACACCTGCCCCACCAAAGTATGACGAGAAAAGCTCAGCATCTAAAGTTGCACTCATCAGAATCAGCTTAAGCTCTGGGCGGCGAGGTAGGAGATCTTTAAGAATGATAAGCAAGaaatctaaaacacaaaaaataatacAGTAAGATAGTCGCATTCCAGCTAAGCTCAAAACGTGGTGCTCCCTGACAAGACAAGTATACCTTCATTCATTCCACGCTCATGAATTTCATCGACGATAACATGAGTAACTCCTCTTAAACTTCGATCTACCAACAACCTTCTCAACAAAATGCCTGTGGTGCAAAACAGTAGCCGCGTATCTCTTCCTCTAACACCTTCCAATCGAACTTTATATCCAACCTTCACAAAATTACGgggaagaaaacaagaaagagaACTTAATCAGTTAATAGAGTGAGAAATTCCAAATATAAGGCTCCGAGGCAACTAGAAGTAGGAAAACTCACGGATTCACCCAACGGCTCTCCTCTCTCGCAAGCAACCCTCTCCGAAACAGACATAGCAGATATTTTTCTTGGTTGAGTACATATGATACTGCATAAAGCTCCACGGTTTGCTTCAATCTCCGATTCTAAAATAAACTGTGGAATTTGTGTGGTCTTGCCACAACCTGTTTCTCCAGAGACAACAATAACCTGACATACCAAAAATGATGTGAGTTATcgaaacaaatacaaaaaaccAACAAGACTGTCAAGTTGATATTCAATTTTCGATTGTCTGCTTGGCATACCTGGTTTTGTGATATCGCTGACAGTACCACATCCCTCTGCTTATATGCAGGGAGACATCTGCGACATTCCAGCATTCTTTGACCTTCTACGGATTTCTaatcaataaaagaaaatttaaaactcaACACAACGAAAACGAATAGGAGGGGATGATTAGTCAAAATGAAGGACCTAACATAAATAGATAGGTGACAATGCCTAACCTCCCAATAGTCTTGTCGTTCACGCAGCTGTAAACTCCTCTGCCAAAGAATGTTGTCCAGCGCCGTCTTGCTGGCAGCCGGGAGCTCAGGTTGCTCAAGAAGCCCTTCATCGGTGGCCATACTGCTTGTGCTACTAGTTCTTGAGAAGGAATTCGCAGGGATACCATTCGTCCTCTTTGATTTTTTACTGAGGTGTTCTTTGAGGTAAGCATCAACTCTTTTTACAAGGTCCGTATGCACACTCACctatcaattttgttttttttataacttttctaAGAAACCATAAGAAAGATAAGCTTACTATTGTATAAGTCCAAGAGAAGAAGGCTCAAGAGGAGAGTAGATATTACCTCCCTCAGAGGTCTCTTGTCATCAAGATCAAACCTATAGTTGGGGAGTGGGATCTTACTGAACACAACAACCTTAGCATATGCTTGACTGcacaaaataaaatagactCTCTTGTGAGAAACAACCACCGGCTAGAACCTAAACCAAGCATAGAGTGTGACTGATTGACAATATGGATGGCTTACCTATACAATCCAAGACTTGTAGCGAGTGCAGCAAGTTTATCAAAATCCCTTCGATCTTTCTTCTCCCTGGAAATAACTTCTTGCTTTACAGGATCGCGCAAAAGCATAGACAAGTTCCTTCTCCATTCACCCAAGTTGGCACAATGAAATGCAACCTGCAAACGCGTATCTCTGACTCGGTGAGTAATTAAAGGAAGCAACTTGCAAGAGGTCTTTAACTCAAACTGGATTTCAAGAACATGTAACTCAAAAACTAAGTAATTCGCCATTGAAGGAGCCTCAATAAGCTCAATTGCTCcttaaaaaaaacgaattttgaggTCAACCCGTTGCaagagaagatgagaaagagagaagtTACCGGCTCAGGGAGTGAAGCAACCTCGGAAACGCTGTCATCGTAGGCCGAGACAAAGCGAGTGGGCAAGAGCGGTGGCTTTTGAGATTGCGTGTGGGGGAGAGGAAGAGGATGAAAGGCGTAAGCTGGAGGGGTGGAGCGAAGTCGCTGGTGAGGCGGAACGTAGAGGgaaggaggaggaagacgatCCTTCATCGGAGAAACCAAAGCAAAGGAGCAAAGCCGTTCTTCTTTTATGCGAGAGATCTCCGGCGAAAGGATTAGACTTTACTTACTGGACTCGCCGTGGCGACAACTAATCAGTTTTACCAAAATACCCCTCTCAACTCCCTGTATTTTTAGCAAGTCAAATCCCAGAGGGAAAGATGAGATTGATTTAGGATGATTTCAAGTTTCCTTATTACGCTCTCTTTATTTTGTGACCAAATTTAAACAAATGAGCAGGTGTAACCAAGCCCAGCCCAATTAAAATCTTCCAAAACTAACTGaagttttcagttttattttggttagaaTTCAAGCTACTTTGGTTCCTTTAGTTTATTTGGTTTAACATTTGGTTAGTTTGATTAAATATTATTAGGATTGATATGGTTTTGTTAAACTAAACCAATTGTTTGATCAATAACCAATAACTGGATTTCTAAAATATGTCAACTTGAGTCAAACTTATACCCGAACTTAAGCTAAAACCATTGTTTTGAAAACCGGATCATCTGGTCGGACCAGTCGGACCATGACTCGACCTTCTAATAGATTCCAATTGTATTAAAAATCAGATTTGAATTAAACCGGCAAACCCGGTGAAAAATGGGTGAAACTCGCTAAAACCGGTGATACgatttgatattaaaatttggttttcttaaatttaagttaaaaatataaaacactgaaaattttttaaaaaaaaatattcataagaaacaatattgttttttaatatttatctaaataaattattttccattatatttaatattatttttcgagttttcattttattttcatatcattGTTAGATTCTAacaatgatataaattttataaaaatagttttataattatacatatatatttttacttaatctaaattaaattaaacttaaaaatccGGTTGAAAACCCAAATACAATGTCGAATCAATGTCCGAtccggttttcaaaacattagctaaaatctaaaaaaaaagttcggttcggataaaaaaaaaacggacaCCTATCTCTGACTCGGGCCTCATGAGTGTGAAAGAGAGTGGAATGGTCGGAGACTCCCTTTTCTTATTAGCTGGGCTAGGAAGAAGTGCACAAATAAATCGTAAAATGGGGGACAGCGGGTGATCAGTTATTGGGCCAAATGACAATGGGCTCggttgttgttaaagatgcatGTTACAAGATAAGCCCATGACGACTTGGCACATTGCCTGTAAATCTGTAATTTCTCACGCTGTATTCTTCATTATGTTAGAAAAGCACGCATGATGATTGATGGTGATGGTCCTGATGGATATACATACGTCCAAATATTGGTGTTACTTGTAACATGTCAGGAATATGTAAAAGAGGTGAACAAGCTAAGAAGATTGCAAGTGATAGAATAAGGAAACCAGATTACACAGATCAAGCAAATCACCTAAATCATTGTCCATTAACTTCCGCATCTTCTCTGTATATTGTAGATTAACTTCTGTATATTCTCCCTTGTACATCACGTTCATTCTCTGTATATAAACAGACCTTGTATCATCAATAAGAATCATCCTTTCATACCAATTCAATATGGTATCGGAGCTCTAGGCTCAACGCCTTCCAAAActatctttctctttctttattctttttcttcctcTGCAATTCTTCATCTCTCGTCTCTGATTTTCCTCTTTTCTGGGTTTATAATCATGTCTGAATCAAGTGCAGAGAGAACATCTGTGTTCAATACTCAAGATCCACAGAGCACACTCCTCTCCGTTAACATGTCGAGTGTTACTAAACTCACGAATCTCAATTACTTGATGTGGAGTCGACAGGTCCGTGCTTTGCTTGAAGGCCATGAACTCCAACACTTCATCGAGGAGACAAACGTAGCACCACCGATGACAGTCATGATTGATGGAGTCTCTTCTCCGAATCCTGCGTATGCTCCATGGCGACGTCAGGATCGTCTTCTCTACAGCTCAATGATTGGATCTATCTCTCTCCCGATTCAGTCAGTGGTCTCCAGCGCTAATACGACCAAAGAAGTCTGGTCCACTCTCGCCACAACCTTCGGTAATGCATCTCGTGGCCATATCAGACAGTTGAAACTTCAAATTGAACGATGTACCAAGGGAACACAAACCATCAGCGATTATCTCTGACAAATCAAATCTAAAGCTGATGATCTTGCACTTCTGGGAAAACCTATGGATCATGAAGATCTCACTGAACGGATCCTTGCAGGTCTTAGTGAAGACTACAAGCCCGAGATCGACGCTATTCACGGGAGAGACACTCCTATCCCATACACTGAGTTGTATGAACGTTTGGTTAACAGAGAAGCAATGATCCTCTGCACTGATACTGCTGCTGCAACTCCAATTGTGGCCAATGCTACTGACGCTCGCCCTCGACATCAGAATCGCAATAACAACTTTACTTCACACCGCTCCAACAACAACACTTCGTCTCAGACACGTCAATATGGTAACAACAACACAAATCAAGCTCGTTTTTCTAAACCATATCTCGGCAAGTGTCAAGCATGTGGAGTCCAAGGACATAGTGCCAGATTTTGTCCTGAGTTTTGTATGGTCAGAGGCACTGCTTCACCCACATCGTGGTCACACCAACCACAACCACAAATGCAAACTTCTCAGGCTTGGCAACAACCCACGCACTTTCAATCATGGAGACCTCGTGCCAATGCTGCAATGATGTCTGATTCATCAACATGGCTTCTAGACTCAGGTGCTTCTCACCATATGACGTCTGATCTGGGAAACCTCGCTGCTCATAATCCGTATGCTGGTAGTGATGATGTGCTCTTTGGTGATGGCTCGGCCTTACCAATTACGCACTCTGGTTCTTTTTCTGTTCCTTCTTCAACGAAaccttttttctttaataatgttttatgtgTTCCTTCTCTTGATAAGAATTTAATCTCTGTTTTTCAATTGTGTAAGACTAATGGTGTTGCGGTTACCTTTACACCGACATACTTTCAGGTCAGGGATTTGGAAACGGGGGCTCTTCGTTTGGAGGGCACACCTAAAGCCGGCACGTATGAATGGCCTAAGTCGCAGTCTTCTACACCTCCATCTCTTGCTTTTGCTTCCACAGTAAAAGCTACCTTAACAGATTGGCATTCTCGTTTAGGCCATCCGGCATCATCTATCTTATCTAAAATCATTTCTCAGTTTAGTTTACCTGTTTCTTCGAATGCTTTAATGGCTCAGCCTTGCTATGCTTACTCTAATAATAAAATGCATAAGTTACCTTTCACAACTTCATCTTTAAAATCATCGCAACCACTAGAATTTGTTTTCTCTGATGTGTGGACTTCACCGATTATTTCAGtagatagttttaaatattatgtaattttgttGATCACTTTACTCGATACACTTGGTTGTATCCATTAAAGCAGAAATCACAGGTTTCTGAAATGTTTACAAGGTTTAAAAGCTTGGTTGAAAATCGATTTCAATGCAAGCTAAGAACCTTATATACCGACAATGGGGGTGAATACATTGGTTTAAGGACGTTCCTCTCTAGTCATGGTATATCTCATATGACCAGTCCACCGCATACACCCGAGCATAATGGCATTGCTGAGAGACGTCATCGACATATTGTCGAGACTGGTCTAGCACTTTTGTCTCATGCTTCAATGCCACGGTCATATTGGACCTATGCCTTTGGTGTGGCTGTGTATCTAATAAATAGAATGCCAATACCTAATCTGAATTTTAATAACCCTTTTCAAAGTCTCTATGGTTATCCTccgaattttgaaaaattaagaGTCTATGGGTGCCTTGTTTTCCTTGGTTAAAGCCTTACAACTCACATAAACTAGAAGCTCGATCCACACCTTGTGTGTTTCTAGGTTATTCTCCTTCGCAGAGTGCGTATTTCTGTTTAGATAGAAGTACTAACAGAGTTTATACCTCACGACATGTCATGTTTCATGAGAATGTATTTCATCACCAATTACAGTGCGGGATGATACTCTTGGCGTGGATCATGgcacctcctcttcttctccctTAGTTACTCTTATTCCGCAGATAAATGGTCATCACTCTCCGAAGATCACTCCTGCACCAGTGGCACTATCACAACCTCCAGAACAGACCTCATCTGCTTCTGAGAACCCATCGTCATCAACAATACCTCCGGTTGCAGATCTTCAACCACAGCCATCAACTAATGACGTAACTTCTACTCCAACACAGCCGGAAGTTACAGAAACAGTAACAGTAACAGAACAACCTCCTCCACCACCAGCTCAGCCAGTTCGCACCAGCAATCGCATCAAGAAACCTGTCCAGAAGCTCAATCTCCACACAAAGATTTCACCAGCCTCAGAAACAATTCCTAGAACAGTGGCAGAGGCTTTAAAAAGCGAAAAGTGGCGTAAAGCCATGCTTGAAGAAATAAATTCTCATATTCGAAATCATACATGGGATTTAACTAACTTTGTTGCTGCTGCTAATGTTGTAGGATGTcgatgggtgttcacaatcaagcgACGACCTGATGGCACAGTAGAGAGATACAAGGCCCGACTCGTAGCAAAAGGATACACCCAAAGGCCCGGCATTGATTATCAAGACACGTTCAGCCCGGTTGTGAAACCAGCTACTATTCGCATAGTCCTCAGCACCGCTGTTACTCGTCAATGGCCTCTGCGTCAACTTGACGTTAACAACGCATTCTTACAAGGCAATCTCGATGAGGAGGTATATATGATGCAAC is part of the Brassica napus cultivar Da-Ae unplaced genomic scaffold, Da-Ae ScsIHWf_2501;HRSCAF=3233, whole genome shotgun sequence genome and encodes:
- the LOC125601278 gene encoding DExH-box ATP-dependent RNA helicase DExH5, mitochondrial-like, which codes for MKDRLPPPSLYVPPHQRLRSTPPAYAFHPLPLPHTQSQKPPLLPTRFVSAYDDSVSEVASLPEPVAFHCANLGEWRRNLSMLLRDPVKQEVISREKKDRRDFDKLAALATSLGLYSQAYAKVVVFSKIPLPNYRFDLDDKRPLREVSVHTDLVKRVDAYLKEHLSKKSKRTNGIPANSFSRTSSTSSMATDEGLLEQPELPAASKTALDNILWQRSLQLRERQDYWEKSVEGQRMLECRRCLPAYKQRDVVLSAISQNQVIVVSGETGCGKTTQIPQFILESEIEANRGALCSIICTQPRKISAMSVSERVACERGEPLGESVGYKVRLEGVRGRDTRLLFCTTGILLRRLLVDRSLRGVTHVIVDEIHERGMNEDFLLIILKDLLPRRPELKLILMSATLDAELFSSYFGGAGVIHIPGFTYPVGSYFLEDILEMSRYRLTPYNQIDDYGQERLWKMNKQIPRKRKSQIASVVEDALRAADFKEFSPETRVSLSCWNPDCIGFNLIESLLCHICENERPGGILVFMTGWDDISSLKDKLQIHPIFSDPNRVMLLACHGSMASFEQRLIFEEPASGVRKIVLATNIAETSITINDVAFVIDCGKAKETSYDALNNTPCLLPSWISKVSAQQRRGRAGRVQPGQCYHLYPKCLYDAFAEYQLPEILRTPLQSLCLQIKSLNFGTISEFLSRALQSPELLAVQKAIEYLKTIGALDENEQLTALGRYLAKLPMEPKLGKMLILGAILGCLDTILTVAAGLSVRDPFLTPLDKKDLAEAAKSQFSRDHSDHLALVRAYEGYKRAEEEAGVYDYCWKNFLSIQSMRAVDSLRKEFFSLLKDTGLIDGTPATCKSGGNDENLTRAVICYGLYPGICSVVHNERAFSLKTMEDGQVLLYSNSVNARETKIPYPWLVFNEKIKVNSIFVRDSTAVSDSVLILFGGSVSKGDFDGHLKMLGGYLDFFMKPAVAEMYQTLKKELDELIQSKLLNPKMDIQAHRDLLLAVRLLVSEDRCDGSFVFGRQALKPLGTSAVSTQPTLVSRTESGPGGDNSKSQLQTMLTRAGHAAPMYKTKQLKNSKFQSTVEFNGTQIMGQPCSNKKTAEKDAAAEAIRWLMGGAKESHEHVNHMSNLLKRSKKVHL